From the Flavobacterium galactosidilyticum genome, one window contains:
- a CDS encoding Dps family protein yields the protein MKTNILGLPVKESEVIANELNVLLSNFQVYYQNLRGIHWNIRGKRFFDLHVKFEELYTDAQIKIDLIAERVLTIGATPLHTFEDYIKYNTVTAGKNISVDEEAVQLIVNSLSHLLKIERGILNKSAEINDEGTNSMMSDFIAEQEKTIWMMQAWLEESL from the coding sequence ATGAAAACAAATATTTTAGGATTGCCGGTGAAAGAATCAGAAGTGATAGCAAATGAATTGAATGTTTTACTATCAAATTTTCAAGTTTATTATCAAAATTTAAGAGGGATACATTGGAACATACGTGGCAAACGTTTTTTTGATTTGCATGTAAAGTTCGAGGAATTATATACTGATGCTCAAATTAAAATTGATTTAATAGCTGAACGAGTATTAACAATAGGAGCGACACCACTTCATACTTTTGAAGATTATATCAAATACAATACGGTAACGGCGGGCAAAAACATATCAGTTGATGAAGAAGCAGTTCAATTAATTGTAAATTCATTATCTCATTTATTAAAAATTGAAAGAGGAATTCTAAATAAATCTGCTGAGATAAATGATGAAGGTACTAATTCGATGATGAGTGATTTTATCGCTGAACAAGAAAAAACAATTTGGATGATGCAGGCTTGGTTAGAAGAGAGTTTGTAG
- a CDS encoding superoxide dismutase, producing MSVDDVYSLPQLPYSYEALEPHIDKQTMEIHHKKHHQAYVTNLNKALETIDTSLISDSKTLENIFAKMSKFPESIRNNGGGHYNHSLFWTLMKPNGGGNPKGKLADAITNTFGSFEEFKKQFSDASMKRFGSGWAWLVVQDGKLVIGSTANQDNPLMRLRGKGLKGKPVLALDVWEHAYYLKNQNRRADYVASFWNVVNWDAAEKLFNS from the coding sequence ATGAGCGTAGATGACGTTTATAGTCTGCCTCAATTACCGTATTCTTATGAAGCATTAGAGCCGCATATTGACAAGCAAACTATGGAGATTCATCATAAAAAGCACCATCAAGCCTACGTCACTAACTTAAACAAAGCGCTTGAAACGATAGATACTAGTTTAATTTCCGATTCTAAAACCTTAGAAAACATTTTCGCAAAAATGTCTAAATTTCCAGAATCAATTAGAAATAATGGTGGCGGACACTACAATCACAGTTTGTTTTGGACATTAATGAAACCTAACGGTGGTGGAAATCCAAAAGGTAAATTAGCTGATGCAATAACAAATACTTTCGGTTCTTTTGAAGAATTCAAAAAACAATTTAGCGATGCTTCAATGAAACGATTTGGCTCAGGTTGGGCTTGGTTGGTAGTACAAGATGGTAAATTAGTCATAGGTTCAACGGCAAACCAAGATAATCCATTGATGCGATTACGAGGCAAAGGATTAAAAGGGAAACCGGTTTTAGCATTAGATGTTTGGGAACATGCTTATTATCTCAAAAACCAGAATAGAAGAGCGGATTATGTAGCCTCTTTTTGGAATGTTGTCAATTGGGATGCAGCTGAAAAATTATTCAACTCCTAA
- a CDS encoding LETM1-related biofilm-associated protein, protein MINPSTSGWIDKFFAEQKFSKEAVSTDIAVFYQKVRNTGFIYGHIISFDTSKPIETKGWFKEEISKVALLNTLYASFCLDNHDIRAENFIKQAVAFYNQMHPQGFNLFKKILPKNSPSLTLEKIIDERVQTNDSIINKNFSHLVTNALLFIDVLAFRQYLIHGQIPEKYLQKIEETIINIVTIALRVKSKKSQYDDLLIKLFEASIRYSKFNKVSVQSLETIQFSYFTNDLEKYYLIDIAGMALWSDEKIENDEIYFLHSLAEILSIQDSFVDESIQSTHLFISKHKKEIPYFNYSNPVKHFYDQTTQSVVTLISRNKNRLIKEIVQSKELMILLTYSTRRDLDEKEKKKVKKQLLEICKTVPSLAIFLLPGGSLLLPILIKFIPQLLPSAFNENLEENE, encoded by the coding sequence ATGATTAACCCTTCGACATCAGGTTGGATAGATAAGTTCTTTGCAGAACAAAAATTTTCAAAAGAAGCTGTTTCTACAGATATAGCTGTTTTTTATCAAAAAGTAAGAAATACAGGTTTTATCTACGGTCATATTATTTCATTTGATACCTCAAAACCCATAGAAACCAAAGGTTGGTTCAAAGAAGAAATTTCAAAAGTGGCTCTTCTGAACACATTGTACGCTTCTTTTTGTCTGGACAATCATGATATAAGGGCTGAAAATTTCATTAAACAAGCAGTTGCTTTTTACAATCAAATGCATCCGCAAGGATTCAATTTGTTTAAAAAAATACTTCCCAAAAACTCTCCTTCTTTAACTTTAGAAAAGATCATTGATGAACGTGTTCAAACCAATGATAGCATTATTAACAAAAATTTTTCACACCTTGTTACTAATGCATTATTATTTATTGATGTTCTTGCTTTTCGTCAATATTTAATTCATGGGCAAATTCCAGAAAAATACTTACAGAAAATAGAAGAAACCATTATCAATATTGTGACAATCGCTTTAAGAGTAAAGTCAAAAAAATCGCAATATGATGATCTTTTAATCAAACTATTCGAAGCTTCTATTCGATATAGTAAATTCAATAAAGTTTCTGTTCAAAGCCTAGAAACCATACAATTCAGTTACTTTACTAACGATTTAGAGAAATATTATTTAATAGATATTGCTGGAATGGCTTTATGGAGTGATGAAAAAATAGAAAATGATGAAATCTATTTTTTACATTCTCTCGCTGAAATTTTATCAATTCAAGATTCTTTCGTTGATGAAAGTATCCAAAGCACTCATTTATTCATTAGTAAACATAAAAAAGAAATACCTTATTTCAATTATTCTAATCCGGTAAAGCATTTTTATGACCAAACTACTCAAAGTGTAGTTACCTTAATAAGTAGAAATAAAAACCGATTAATAAAGGAAATCGTGCAAAGCAAGGAGCTAATGATACTACTTACCTATTCGACTCGTAGAGATCTTGACGAAAAAGAAAAGAAAAAAGTAAAAAAGCAACTGCTAGAAATTTGCAAAACAGTTCCTTCATTAGCTATATTTTTATTACCCGGAGGAAGTTTATTATTACCTATTCTAATCAAATTTATTCCTCAATTATTACCTTCTGCTTTTAACGAAAATCTGGAAGAAAATGAATAA
- the mnmD gene encoding tRNA (5-methylaminomethyl-2-thiouridine)(34)-methyltransferase MnmD — translation MKREIIQTLDGSTTIQLTEWNECYHSKHGAIQEAQHVFMKNGLSLFQNQEIAILEIGFGTGLNAFITLLESIKMNQTIDYVGVEAYPISAAEVLKMNYVEELEAKLESSTFEKIHECSWEEKVMLNDSFSITKRKQFFQDIEDENRFDLIYFDAFGYRVQPELWSTEVFRKMYNALKTNGILVTYAARGVVKRSMIEVGFTVEKLAGPPGKREMFRARKL, via the coding sequence TTGAAAAGAGAAATAATTCAAACACTTGATGGCTCGACAACCATCCAATTAACGGAATGGAATGAGTGCTATCATTCGAAACATGGCGCAATTCAAGAGGCACAACATGTCTTTATGAAAAATGGTCTTTCTTTATTTCAAAATCAAGAAATTGCCATTTTAGAAATAGGATTTGGGACAGGATTGAATGCGTTTATTACCTTGTTGGAATCTATAAAAATGAATCAAACTATTGACTATGTTGGAGTAGAGGCTTATCCAATATCTGCTGCAGAAGTTTTAAAAATGAACTATGTTGAGGAACTAGAGGCAAAATTAGAAAGTTCGACTTTTGAGAAGATTCATGAATGCTCGTGGGAAGAAAAAGTAATGCTAAATGATAGTTTTTCTATAACAAAGAGAAAGCAATTTTTTCAAGATATTGAGGATGAAAATAGATTTGATTTGATTTATTTTGATGCTTTTGGATACAGAGTCCAGCCTGAATTATGGAGTACAGAAGTTTTTAGAAAAATGTACAATGCGCTCAAAACAAATGGGATATTGGTTACTTACGCTGCAAGAGGTGTGGTCAAAAGAAGTATGATAGAAGTAGGATTTACTGTTGAAAAATTGGCCGGCCCTCCTGGAAAAAGAGAAATGTTTCGTGCTCGAAAACTGTAA
- a CDS encoding branched-chain amino acid aminotransferase, with protein sequence MSATQTNKIEIIKSAASKINEVDFANLSFGSVFTDHLFECDFKNGEWQNPVIKPYAPFLCDPSSRVFHYGQAIFEGMKAYKDTNDDVWLFRPDENYNRFNKSAVRMAMPEVPEDIFMNGLNQLLKLDQEWIKKGKGNAMYIRPFMIATGHGVIANPSDEYKFMIILSPVTSYYAGEVKVLIAEHYSRAANGGIGAAKAAGNYAAQFYPTQLANNSGFQQVIWTDDATHTKLEEAGTMNVFFRINDTLFTAPVSERILDGVTRKTLIDLAKSENIDIEIRPVLVSELVEAAKNGTLKEIFGAGTAAVISAISGFSYQDVYYDLPKIENSVANQLKEKLTNIQNKLEEDTFGWTVKI encoded by the coding sequence ATGAGTGCAACTCAAACTAACAAAATTGAAATTATAAAATCTGCGGCTTCAAAAATAAATGAAGTAGATTTTGCAAACTTAAGCTTTGGTTCGGTTTTTACGGATCATTTATTTGAATGCGATTTTAAAAATGGAGAATGGCAAAACCCAGTTATAAAACCTTACGCACCTTTTTTATGCGATCCTTCTAGTAGAGTTTTTCATTACGGACAAGCTATTTTTGAAGGAATGAAAGCTTATAAAGATACTAATGATGATGTATGGCTTTTTAGACCTGATGAAAATTACAACCGTTTCAATAAATCAGCGGTTAGAATGGCTATGCCTGAAGTTCCTGAAGATATATTCATGAATGGTTTGAACCAATTATTGAAATTAGACCAAGAATGGATCAAAAAAGGAAAAGGAAATGCAATGTATATCCGTCCGTTTATGATCGCTACAGGACATGGAGTAATTGCAAATCCTTCTGACGAGTATAAATTCATGATTATTTTATCTCCTGTTACTTCGTACTATGCTGGAGAAGTAAAAGTACTTATCGCAGAGCATTATAGTAGAGCTGCTAATGGTGGAATTGGTGCTGCAAAAGCGGCAGGAAATTATGCGGCGCAGTTTTACCCAACGCAATTAGCTAATAATTCAGGTTTCCAACAAGTGATTTGGACCGATGATGCAACGCATACAAAGCTAGAAGAAGCGGGTACAATGAATGTTTTCTTTAGAATAAATGACACTTTATTTACTGCTCCTGTAAGTGAGCGTATTTTAGATGGTGTGACAAGAAAAACACTGATCGACTTAGCAAAAAGTGAAAATATAGACATAGAGATTCGTCCAGTTTTGGTTTCAGAACTTGTTGAAGCTGCTAAAAATGGAACTTTAAAAGAAATATTTGGTGCAGGTACTGCTGCAGTAATAAGTGCAATATCAGGGTTTTCATACCAAGATGTTTACTACGATTTACCAAAAATTGAAAATTCTGTGGCTAATCAATTAAAAGAAAAATTGACTAATATTCAAAATAAACTGGAAGAAGATACTTTTGGATGGACTGTTAAGATATAA
- a CDS encoding copper resistance protein NlpE, whose protein sequence is MKYRMVLIFCSSLFLFSCKNGTDKKELEIVNSTSKDTNVVDAHNSQNSLDWEGVYKGILPCADCEGIEIEIILNSDLTFVKKTKYLGKENFNGIDEKGSFTWNKEGSTIILQQINEGSNQYKVGENTLTHLDMEGKIIKGDLAEKYILKK, encoded by the coding sequence ATGAAATATAGAATGGTTTTAATTTTTTGTTCCTCGTTATTTTTATTCAGCTGTAAAAATGGAACAGATAAAAAAGAGTTAGAAATTGTAAATTCTACCAGCAAGGATACTAATGTTGTTGATGCGCATAATTCTCAAAATTCTCTAGATTGGGAAGGAGTTTACAAAGGAATACTTCCTTGTGCTGATTGCGAAGGAATAGAAATAGAGATTATATTAAACAGTGATTTGACTTTTGTTAAAAAGACAAAATATTTAGGTAAAGAGAACTTTAACGGAATTGACGAAAAAGGTAGTTTTACCTGGAATAAAGAGGGTTCGACTATCATTTTGCAGCAAATTAATGAAGGTTCTAATCAATATAAAGTTGGTGAAAACACTTTGACGCACCTAGATATGGAAGGTAAAATTATAAAAGGAGATTTAGCTGAAAAGTATATTTTGAAAAAGTAA
- a CDS encoding META domain-containing protein yields MKKLILMLAVSCLAFVSCNSVKNNKSQMTSLQGSWELNYITGPRIAFQGLYPNEKPTIIFDLKEDLVSGGTGCNRYSGKPNVDGNKIDFKNDMALTRMYCPGDGESVYLATLQKIDSYAVSKDGKTLSFMMGDVAMMRFTKK; encoded by the coding sequence ATGAAAAAATTAATTTTAATGCTAGCAGTTTCTTGTTTAGCTTTCGTTTCTTGTAATTCAGTAAAAAACAATAAATCTCAAATGACATCACTTCAAGGTTCTTGGGAACTAAATTATATAACAGGTCCACGAATTGCTTTCCAAGGTTTATATCCAAATGAAAAACCAACTATTATTTTCGACTTGAAAGAAGATTTAGTTTCAGGTGGTACTGGCTGTAACCGTTATTCAGGGAAACCAAATGTTGATGGGAATAAGATTGATTTCAAAAATGATATGGCATTGACTAGAATGTATTGTCCTGGTGACGGAGAAAGTGTTTATCTAGCGACGCTTCAAAAAATTGATTCATATGCCGTTTCAAAAGATGGTAAGACTTTAAGCTTTATGATGGGTGACGTCGCTATGATGCGTTTTACTAAAAAATAA
- a CDS encoding YihY/virulence factor BrkB family protein, with the protein MKRRKVIVSGWKLLKRTFNEFNDDNAIKLSASLSYYTIFSLPPLLIIILSIFSFFFGRDAVTGRFFGQINGMVGNAAAIQIQETIKNIELSDSNTFAAIFGGIMLLIGASGVFAEIQSSINQIWGLKAKPNKGIMKFVKNRLMSFSMIASVGFLLMVSLMVNTVMDVINARLLIYFPDTAVYFFYIFNIIILFATTTMLFAIIFKTLPDGEIGWKDALIGSSFTSFFFMIGKFAIGFYLGSSTVATVYGAAGSVIIILVWVYYSAIILYFGAEFTKVYSNEKGTKIIPNSYAVEIKVEVVEIKE; encoded by the coding sequence ATGAAAAGGAGAAAAGTGATAGTATCTGGTTGGAAATTATTAAAACGAACCTTTAATGAGTTTAATGACGACAATGCCATAAAATTAAGTGCATCATTGTCCTATTATACCATATTTTCGCTACCGCCATTATTAATTATTATTTTGTCTATTTTTAGTTTTTTCTTTGGTCGGGATGCTGTTACGGGTCGGTTTTTTGGACAAATAAATGGAATGGTTGGCAACGCAGCAGCGATTCAAATTCAAGAAACTATCAAAAATATTGAGTTGTCAGACAGTAATACTTTTGCAGCCATATTTGGTGGAATAATGCTATTAATAGGTGCTTCGGGTGTTTTTGCGGAAATTCAAAGTTCCATTAATCAAATATGGGGACTTAAGGCTAAGCCCAATAAAGGTATTATGAAATTTGTAAAAAACAGATTGATGTCCTTTTCAATGATTGCTTCTGTTGGTTTTTTATTAATGGTTAGTTTAATGGTCAACACTGTTATGGATGTTATTAATGCTAGACTACTAATTTATTTTCCAGATACCGCCGTGTATTTCTTTTATATTTTTAATATTATAATTTTATTTGCGACGACAACAATGTTGTTTGCTATAATTTTTAAAACACTTCCTGACGGAGAAATTGGTTGGAAAGATGCACTGATAGGGTCTAGTTTTACTTCTTTTTTCTTTATGATTGGTAAATTTGCTATTGGTTTCTATTTAGGAAGCTCAACTGTTGCTACTGTTTATGGGGCAGCAGGATCAGTTATTATAATCTTAGTATGGGTTTATTATTCTGCTATAATATTATATTTTGGCGCTGAATTTACCAAAGTATATTCAAATGAAAAAGGAACTAAGATAATTCCAAATTCCTACGCAGTTGAAATAAAAGTTGAAGTAGTGGAAATCAAAGAGTAA
- a CDS encoding LysR substrate-binding domain-containing protein — protein sequence MTITQLKYVLAVAEHKNFTLAAEKCFVTQPTLSMQIQKIEEELSIQIFDRTKKPIQLTDIGHKIVNQAKNIVNEADRIQDIVEQQKGFIGGEFRLGIIPTIMPTLLPMFLNNFIKKYPKVKLIIEELNTDEIITKLNNGHLDAAIAATPLMEEKIKEIVLYFEPFVAYIPESHHHFQKEEIEISDLNLDEILLLQDGHCFRDGILNLCKNATRSEKGHFQLESGSFETLIKLADEGLGTTLLPYLHTLDLKENDKVKLRHFKEPKPAREVSLIFPKNELKIQIIEALRSTIAGVIKGAIVFQNVQIISSVYKK from the coding sequence ATGACAATTACTCAATTAAAATATGTCCTTGCAGTAGCCGAACACAAAAATTTTACGTTAGCTGCCGAAAAATGTTTTGTAACTCAACCTACTTTGAGCATGCAAATTCAAAAAATTGAAGAAGAATTAAGTATTCAAATTTTTGACCGAACAAAAAAGCCAATTCAACTCACTGATATTGGTCATAAAATAGTAAACCAAGCTAAAAACATTGTCAACGAAGCAGACCGCATTCAAGACATTGTAGAGCAACAAAAAGGTTTTATAGGAGGCGAATTTAGATTAGGAATAATTCCTACTATAATGCCGACATTATTGCCAATGTTTTTGAATAATTTTATTAAAAAATATCCAAAAGTTAAGCTCATCATCGAAGAGTTGAATACAGACGAAATCATAACAAAATTAAACAACGGACATCTGGACGCAGCTATTGCTGCTACTCCATTGATGGAAGAAAAAATAAAAGAAATTGTTCTGTACTTTGAGCCCTTTGTAGCATACATTCCAGAAAGTCATCATCATTTTCAAAAAGAAGAAATAGAAATTTCTGATTTAAATTTAGATGAAATCTTATTATTACAAGATGGACATTGTTTCCGTGATGGGATTTTAAATTTGTGCAAAAACGCGACAAGAAGTGAGAAAGGTCATTTCCAGCTCGAAAGTGGAAGCTTTGAAACGTTGATAAAATTAGCGGATGAAGGATTAGGAACAACATTACTTCCCTACTTACATACACTCGATTTAAAAGAGAATGATAAAGTAAAACTGCGTCACTTTAAAGAACCAAAGCCAGCTAGAGAAGTAAGTTTAATTTTTCCTAAGAACGAATTAAAAATTCAGATTATAGAAGCGCTACGAAGTACAATTGCTGGAGTTATAAAAGGAGCAATTGTTTTCCAAAATGTCCAAATTATAAGTTCAGTTTACAAGAAATAA
- a CDS encoding DUF4251 domain-containing protein yields MNAKRIIGLILCLFVFTVGFSQEKPKKQLRAERKIEKAKQIAILVDSKEFVFVGKRAFPQGLRTVDLTTNTNFIEFKPDFIKSEMPFFGRGYSGIGYGGDSGLKFEGKPLEFSIVKAKKTYELNARVKGESDVFRITLSILEEGGATLTINSNNRSPISYYGEISKIEKKVDK; encoded by the coding sequence ATGAATGCTAAAAGAATTATTGGATTAATACTTTGCTTATTTGTGTTCACGGTTGGATTTAGCCAAGAAAAGCCAAAAAAACAATTAAGGGCAGAACGCAAAATTGAAAAAGCGAAACAAATTGCAATTTTAGTGGATTCTAAAGAGTTTGTTTTTGTTGGCAAAAGAGCTTTCCCGCAAGGATTAAGAACGGTAGATTTAACTACGAATACTAATTTTATCGAATTTAAACCTGATTTTATCAAAAGTGAAATGCCTTTTTTTGGAAGAGGTTATAGCGGTATTGGTTATGGAGGTGATTCCGGATTGAAATTCGAAGGGAAGCCACTCGAATTCTCAATAGTTAAGGCAAAGAAAACCTATGAATTAAATGCAAGGGTTAAAGGAGAAAGTGATGTCTTTAGAATCACGCTCTCTATTCTAGAAGAAGGAGGTGCAACACTTACTATTAATTCTAATAATCGAAGTCCAATTTCATATTATGGCGAAATATCCAAAATTGAAAAAAAAGTGGACAAGTAG
- the can gene encoding carbonate dehydratase, whose translation MSDFYKKILDNNKKWVEDSLSKDANYFEDLAKGQTPPLLWIGCSDSRVPANEIIGAKPGEVFVHRNIANMVVHSDMNMLSVLDYAVNVLKVKHVIVCGHYGCGGVKAAMGNDSVGIIDNWLRHIKDEYRLHDRYLNSIEDETERFNAFVEVNIKEQVYNLAKTSIVQGAWKVGQDLTLHGWVYGLNSGFVTDLKVNISSNNELDEVYQLNL comes from the coding sequence ATGAGTGATTTTTATAAGAAGATTTTAGACAATAATAAAAAATGGGTAGAGGATAGTTTGTCTAAAGATGCAAACTATTTTGAAGATTTAGCCAAAGGTCAAACACCGCCATTATTATGGATTGGGTGTTCTGATAGTCGTGTTCCTGCTAATGAAATTATTGGTGCTAAACCGGGCGAAGTTTTTGTTCATAGGAATATTGCCAATATGGTGGTTCATTCTGATATGAATATGCTTAGTGTGCTAGATTATGCAGTAAATGTATTGAAAGTAAAACACGTCATTGTTTGCGGACATTATGGATGTGGGGGCGTAAAAGCTGCAATGGGTAATGATTCAGTAGGTATTATTGATAATTGGCTTCGTCATATCAAAGATGAGTATCGTTTGCATGACAGATATTTAAATTCAATTGAAGACGAAACGGAACGTTTTAATGCTTTTGTTGAAGTCAATATTAAAGAACAAGTTTACAATTTAGCTAAGACTTCAATTGTACAAGGAGCTTGGAAAGTTGGACAGGATTTAACCTTGCATGGCTGGGTCTATGGATTGAATTCCGGTTTTGTAACTGATTTGAAAGTGAATATAAGTTCAAATAATGAATTAGATGAAGTATATCAGTTAAATTTATAA
- a CDS encoding SulP family inorganic anion transporter, with translation MSKKVNLLANLKSDFASGLVVFLVALPLCLGIAMASGAPLFSGIIAGIVGGIVVGYLSTSNISVSGPAAGLTAIVLTAVTDLGAFDVFLTAVFIAGLIQLLLGFAKAGSISNYFPTNVIEGMLAGIGIIIILKQLPHAFGYDNDFEGDQSFLESDGGNAFSSLFSIFDFLQIGSIVITVVSMVILISWDKVPFLKKLKLVPGALIAVALGVIMNEIFISSGSALAVGKEHLVSLPVPSSFEEFKAIIITPNLSGVMNPQVWIVAFTIAIVASIETLLSIEAADRMDVQKRFTDTNKELKAQGIGNMVSSLFGGLPLTSVIVRSSANSAAGAKSKMSTIIHGFLLLITVLVIPMIINKIPLATLAAVLILVGYKLAKPATFKHFWEKGKYQFIPFIATLLAVVFLDLLKGVALGIIISVIFVLKGNLKRAYSFKKQEYVDGDIIHIDLAQEVSFLNKAAIKLTLNEIPENSKVIINAQDTVYISHDILDLIREFKVTRAVNENIKVKLKGFKKAYELENTPELKNHVTFESYYDVAKRVMVKKEKFKEVYQN, from the coding sequence ATGTCAAAAAAAGTCAATCTTTTGGCCAATCTTAAATCTGATTTTGCATCAGGATTGGTCGTTTTTTTAGTTGCTTTACCTCTCTGTTTAGGAATTGCAATGGCCTCAGGTGCGCCATTATTCTCCGGAATTATCGCGGGGATTGTAGGAGGTATCGTCGTAGGATATTTAAGTACGTCTAACATAAGTGTTTCTGGTCCTGCCGCGGGTCTGACCGCAATTGTGCTTACAGCAGTAACGGATTTAGGGGCTTTCGATGTTTTCTTAACCGCTGTTTTTATAGCAGGTTTAATACAATTACTATTGGGATTTGCGAAAGCGGGTAGCATTTCTAATTATTTTCCAACGAATGTTATTGAAGGAATGTTGGCTGGGATTGGAATTATTATTATTCTAAAGCAATTGCCGCATGCATTTGGTTACGACAATGATTTTGAAGGAGATCAGTCTTTTTTGGAATCAGATGGTGGAAATGCATTCTCTTCGCTATTTAGTATTTTTGATTTTCTTCAAATAGGCTCTATAGTTATCACAGTGGTTTCGATGGTAATTTTGATTTCTTGGGATAAAGTTCCCTTTTTGAAAAAATTAAAATTAGTGCCTGGAGCTTTAATTGCTGTAGCCTTAGGAGTAATCATGAATGAGATTTTTATTAGTTCAGGAAGTGCTTTAGCTGTTGGAAAAGAACACTTAGTTTCTTTACCTGTTCCTTCTTCTTTCGAAGAATTTAAAGCAATTATTATAACACCCAATTTATCTGGAGTTATGAATCCACAGGTTTGGATTGTCGCTTTTACAATAGCAATTGTAGCATCTATTGAGACTCTTTTAAGTATTGAAGCAGCTGATAGAATGGATGTTCAAAAGCGATTTACAGACACTAATAAAGAATTAAAAGCGCAAGGAATTGGTAATATGGTGAGTTCGCTTTTTGGGGGATTACCATTAACGTCAGTAATTGTGCGTTCCTCCGCAAATAGTGCTGCTGGAGCCAAATCTAAAATGTCTACCATTATTCACGGATTTTTATTATTGATTACTGTACTTGTAATTCCAATGATTATTAATAAAATTCCATTGGCTACTTTAGCAGCTGTTTTAATATTAGTTGGTTATAAACTAGCTAAACCAGCAACCTTCAAACATTTTTGGGAAAAAGGAAAATACCAATTTATTCCTTTTATTGCTACATTATTAGCTGTTGTGTTTTTGGATTTATTGAAAGGAGTTGCTTTAGGAATTATCATCAGTGTAATTTTTGTTTTAAAAGGAAACCTCAAGAGAGCATATAGTTTCAAAAAACAGGAATATGTTGATGGTGATATTATTCATATCGATTTAGCTCAAGAAGTATCTTTCTTGAATAAAGCGGCGATTAAGTTAACTTTAAATGAAATACCTGAAAACTCTAAGGTGATTATCAATGCTCAGGACACAGTGTATATTTCTCATGATATTCTAGATTTAATAAGGGAGTTTAAAGTAACTAGAGCTGTAAATGAGAATATTAAGGTGAAATTAAAAGGTTTTAAAAAAGCATACGAGCTAGAAAACACACCTGAATTAAAGAATCACGTTACGTTTGAAAGTTATTATGATGTTGCCAAAAGAGTAATGGTTAAAAAGGAAAAATTTAAAGAAGTTTATCAAAATTAA
- a CDS encoding nucleoside triphosphate pyrophosphohydrolase family protein → MQKQLNAVKEFHTTFNLSFKENPTANLDEKLHELRYNLMKEENEEYLKAVQNNDLTEIADALGDMLYILCGTIIEHGLQHKIEAVFDEIQQSNMSKLGADGKPIYREDGKVMKGPNYFKPNFTAILK, encoded by the coding sequence ATGCAAAAACAATTAAACGCCGTCAAGGAGTTTCACACTACTTTTAATTTAAGTTTCAAAGAAAATCCAACCGCCAATCTAGACGAAAAATTACACGAGCTTCGTTATAATTTAATGAAGGAAGAAAATGAAGAATATTTAAAGGCAGTTCAAAATAATGATCTGACTGAAATTGCTGATGCCTTGGGTGACATGCTATATATCCTTTGTGGAACAATAATTGAGCATGGCTTGCAACATAAAATAGAAGCTGTTTTTGATGAAATTCAGCAAAGTAATATGAGTAAGTTAGGTGCAGATGGAAAACCTATTTACCGAGAAGATGGCAAAGTTATGAAAGGTCCTAATTATTTTAAACCAAATTTCACTGCTATTCTTAAATAG